From the genome of Nitrospirota bacterium:
CCGGCGTCCCCAGGTCGGCCAGAGCGGCCGGTTCCATCGTCGCCTGGTAGTCCGGCTTGAACAAGCGCGGATCCATAATCACGAAGGCCAGGTCGCCTTCGTCCACCGACTGCAGCCACTTGAACGGCGCCTCCCGGTCGTGGTCCAGAATGATGTAGCGGGTGGACCGGGGAAATCCGATGATGCCGGACGGGAACCGAATGAGCACGTCCTCCCGGCATTCAAGCTCGCCGAACCGACTGGTCGTGATCTTCATGCGATGTCCAGTTGAGGCGGTGTGGACCTCAGGGGCCGGCACAAGGGTTCACACATGGTTTGTCTCCGCTCGGGCGGGAACGTTGAGCCGCTTCAAGGCCTCGGTCAAGACCGGCTGCGCCCGGGCGGCCTGTTTGTTCTCTTCGAGAATCTTCGCGTAGATTTCGTCGCGATGGACTTGGACGGCGCTGGGCGCCTCGATCCCCAGCCGAACCTGGCCGGCCTTCACTTCCAGCACCACCACCCGGATATCGGACCCGATGGTGATGCCTTCCCCTAACTTCCGTGTCAGGACCAGCATGGTCGCCCTCCTTGGCTCCCCGGTCTACGGTACACCAGCGTTATCGGTCGATCGGCGCCAAACTTGACCCCCTTGTCGCCTCGCTATTGAAGAAATTTGAGCAGTGAATTCTGGAAAATCAGACTGGCGATTTGCGACGTCGCCTGCAGCGACAGTTGCTGCTGCTGCAACTCGGAGAGCGCTTGCACCAAGTCGGTGTCCTGCTTGTCGGACAGAGACTTGGTGAGCAAATCTTTGAACTGCCCCAGGCTCGCGTTGGTCGCGTCCAGCCGATTCGTCAGCGCACCGATCTCCCCTTGCGCCTTCACCACTTGGGATGTCGCGGTCTCCGCGTCGGCATTACCCTGCTCGATGCCGCCCCTATAGCTCCCGTTCAACGCCGAGACCAGATTCTTGATGGAGGCAAACAGATCGATCGAGGCTCCCGTAAAGACCTGATTCCCCGGCAGGTTGGTCTTGACCGTCTGGTTGTCCCCGACCTCGATCGCCTGCAGCCCGGATGTCCCCTGGTACTGGACCCCGGTCTGGATGCGGAAGAGGTCGCCGGCGGCCGGCGCCGCCGAACCGTCCGTGATTTTAAGCTGCAATCCGTCGAACGTGATGGCACTGCCCGAGGTATAGGTCTGGCTCGCCAAGACGGTCTCGAAATTCGGCGCAACGGTGAACTTGTCGCCGCTCTTGGGGACCCCGCCGGACCCGTCCTTCAGCACCACGCGCAGTCCTTTGAAGTCGATATTGGCCCCGCTCGTGTAGGTGTTGCCGGCGGACAGGACGACACTCGTCGTCGTGTCCGTGATCTTATACTGGGTGTCGGAGGTGAACTCGATCTCGAAGGAGTCCGGGGTGACGGCCGAGGAATCCACGACACCGGCATCGGCCTTGACCGCGCCGCCGGTGTTCGCGCTGTTGGCCGACACGGCGATCGGCGCGGACACATTGTAGACATCGAAGGCCGTGGCCGACGTGAACTTGATCACGTAATCGTCGAGCGTGACCGCATTGGCGTCGCGCACGACTCCTTGTCCGATCAGCGCGCCGCCCGTGTTGCCGGTCGCCGCACTCGTCAGGGCCCGCAGCGCGAAGGGGGCCGCGCCGGTCGTCGTACTCCCCCCGTTGAACCCGAGCGCGCGCTGCCCCAACCCGCCGGTTACCAGGGCCGTGGATGCCGAGCCGGCGCTGTTGGACGTAATGACCAGATGATCCGTATCGAAAGTGACCGTCACGCTCTTGCCCGCCGCCGTCAACGTGGCGTCGGCGTTGATCTTGGTCTGCACCTGCGTGGCCAGGGCCGCGCCGGTGGCGTACGCCCCCGCCGTCAAGGTGATCGTCCCCGAGGCGGTTCCGTCCACCGAGACCGTCAGCGTATCGTTGCTTCCTCCCGTCACGGTCAACGGCACCGTGATCGCCACCCCGGTCGCCCGTCCGTGGGAGCCCGTCCCCGCGAAGAGCGCCTGGCCCCCGACTTCGGTGTTGGCCGTCTGCCGGAGCTGCTCGAAGATTTGCCGCGCCTCCTGCGCCCCGGTGGCCCGGTCGGAGGCAGAATTGGTGTCATCGCTGAGCTGGATGGCCAATTCTTTGATCCGAGCAAGCGATGACGTGACGCTGCCGAGCGTCGTATCCGCAGCGCCCAGACGTGAAGTCCCGTACTGGACATTGCGAATCCGCTGGTCGGCCGCTGCCAGGCCGGCCTTGTCCGCGATAATCTGTCCGAAGGGAGCGGGATCATCGGAGGGCTGCGTGACCTTCTTTTGTGAAGACACCTGGTCCTGCACCGCCAACGTTTTGGCTCGAATCCGTTGGAGATTGCTCATGACCACATCGAAGACTTGCAGCTCAGAGACACGCATAGTCGCTCACTGTTTGATGGTGACCAGGGTTTGCAGCAGTTCGTCGGTCATCTTGATCATGCGGGATGCCATCTCGAACATGCGTTGATACTTGAGCATATTGATCAGCTCTTCATCCATCGACACGCCGGACACTTCGCCGCGGAACACTTGCAGCTGATCCTGCAGGCCTTGTTGCGCGTTCAAGTCCCGATCCGCTCCTTGGGCGGACGTGCCGATGGAGGTGGCCGCCGCCTGGTACGCGCCGCTGAATGTGACGTTCCCCAAGCCCGCCATGGATTTGCTTTGCAAGGCGCTCAGGGCCAGCGCGTTGGTATTGTCGCCCGGGATGCCGCCCAGACTCGAGGCGGCCGCCACCTTATCCGCGCTCGTCAGCGAAACGGAGGCGTCCTCGGCGGCCCCCGTGTAGGCGTTGATCTTCAGCTTGTCGCCTGCGGTCGGCGTGCCGGCCACCGTCACCTGGATCCCGTCCAGCGTAAAGGTCGAGCCGGCGACGAAGGCTCCGCTGGTGGCGGTCGCCGTGCCGGCTGACAGGCCCAGCGAGGCCCGCGCATCGCTCCCGGCCCCCGGCGCCGCAAATGTCACGGCGGAGGTACTGGCCGTCGAGTCCGAGGTGACGATCAGCCGGCTGTTCGTCGGATCGTAGGTGACGGTGACGCTCTTGCCCGCCGCCGTCAGCGTCGCGTCCGCGTTGATCCTGGTCTGGACTTCGGTGGCCAGTTGCGCGCCGGTATAGGTGCCCGGCGTCAACGTAAGATCGCCCGAGGTGGTGCCGTCCACCGTGGCCTTGAACTTGTCGGCCGTCGCGGCCACGACGGTCAGCGGGACCGTCACGGCCGTCCCCGCATAATTGCCCTTGACGTTCGTCCCGGTCGTCGCATCCACCAGCGTATAGACAGGCCCGGCGGTGAACCGGATCTCGTAGTCGTGCAAGGTCAGGAGACTCGGGGCCGAGATCGACGAGGCGGACACGGAGGTCGTCCCGCTGTTCGTGCTGGGAATGGTCGAGCTGACCGACAGGGTGGAGAAGAAATCCTGCCCCGTCGATCCGTCCAGCCCGTATCCCTGCCGATGCTGCTGGTTCACTTCGGTCACCAACCCGGCGGCCAGTCGGTCCAGCGCCTGCAACTGGTTCGGGATAATCGTGTCCCTCGCATCCAGCAGTCCCTTGAGCTTCCCCCCCGTAATCAGACTGGTGATATCCTGCGTGGCGCTCGTCGAGCCCACGGCATAACGAACGTCCTGCATCCCGCCGTTGTCGCTCCGAGCCAGCCCGGACAAGGTGCGGGTCGTGCCCTTCTCCACCAGAACCTGTCCCCGCCCCACGAATATCGACACCTGCCCGGAGGCATCTTCGATCGACGAGAATCCGATCCGGTCGGCCAGATCGTTCAGCAGCCGTCCGCGCTGGTCTTTCAGGTCGTTGGCGTTTTGCTCCCTGATCGTCGCGTCGTTGATCTTGGCGTTCAGGTCTGCAATCTGCGTGGCCAGTCCGTTCACTTCCGTGATGGTCTGGCTGATCTGGGTATCCAGCGACTTGCGCTGCTCGTTGAGATTCGACGCGGTCTGCGCCATCTGTCCCGTGAGCGTCGCCGCCTTGGACAACAAGACACTCCGGGCCGTGACATCCGACGGGTTGGTGGCGACATCCTGCAGTGAGGAGAAGAAACCGTTCAGCGCGGCTCCGATCCCCTGGTCGTTGGAATCGCCGTACAGGCTTTGGACGCGGAACAACGCGCTCCGGTACGCCTGGTACCGGCCGAGCTTCTGATGGGAGGTATTTAACTGTCCATCCAACAGCTGGTCGACGGTGCGCCGGATCTCGGCCACGCGCACGCCGGTTCCCACCTGGCCCGGATTGCCGTCCTGGGGAACCGTTTCGGTCAACACCGCATCCTGCTTGGAATAGCCGGGCGTATTGACGTTCGCGACGTTTTGACCGATGACCGTCAAGGACTGTTGAGAAGCCTGTAAGGCGTTTCTGCCGATCTCGAAGAGCGTGCTGATCCCGGCCATCGCCTACCCTCTCCTCGCCAGCAGGGCCCCGCCGACGGGCTTGGCTTGCAGCATCCCGGCGTCGGAGTACAGCGGGGGCCCCAGCGGCGCCCCTTGTCGGATCGCCAGGGTATCTTCGACCAAGGCCAAAGAGCCGGCCACCAACAGGCGACTGATGTCGTTGGCATCGCGCGCATCCAGGATAGATCGGTTGAGCCGATCCTGCTGCCGCAGCAGCCGCCCGGCCGCTTCGGCGCCGATTCGGCCGGCAATCATGGTGAGGGTGACCGATTCGGAGGGCAGGCCCCAGTCGGCTGCGAGTTGCGCCACCAGGGTGGCTCGCTGTTCTTCCAGCTGACGCAATTCCGTCAGCAAGGCCAGCTTGCGCTGATTGGAAGCGGCCAGTTCGTCACTCGCCAACAGTCTGATGGCCTCCTGTTCCTGGCGGAACAGGGCCACAAGGCCGTCTACGCACCGTTGTTCGTGATCAAGAATCTCGCTGAGGCGTTGGATGGCGATCGAGATATCCGGCATCGTGCTCTCCCTCTCCGGGTCCGTTGAATATCCCTTGGGTGCGGATCGGCTCTCGCCGACGCGCGTGCCGACCGCACCCCCAAGGATCAGCCCGGATAAGGGAGAAAACGGTTACAGCACCGCGTCGGTCAAGACCTGTCGGATCAACGCGTCCCCGACCTTTCGGCCGCTGACATCGTACGTTCCGGCGTCCAGCGCCTGCCTGATCCCGGCGATCTGCTCAGCCTTGGTGTCTTCCGAGACGTTGACCAGCGAGGTGATCCGCTGGAGTTCCTTGGCATACTCGGAGATTTGCACCTGATCCTGCCGAGGTGCCGGTCCCGCCGACGGCTTGGTGGCCGATCGGTCGACATCCTGCGTTCCCAGCAAGAGAGCCGCCAGATCCTGCGCGCGCCCATGTCCTGAAATTTCCATCACTTAACCCCTCTCCACCGGTGAGGCCTTCCTTAGATCGTGACAGACCATCGCCTCCATGCCTCTTCACCGGCTCATTCCTGATATCGGCCGGGCCGATCCAAGACTTGAGAGGTTTTTTTGATTATCCACAGGTTGCTGCCCGGCTGCGTCCTCGAGGACCATAGCGCCGAAGCCTAGCCCTCCCCGCTCAGCCGCTAACCGCCCGATTTCCATGTCGTAAAAGTAATAAAAGTTCTCTCCCGCCTTATTCGGCAGGAATCCCTTCGGCACGGTGTCCCGCATCGTCTTCATTAAATAAGAAATGAAATAGGCGTCCAGCTCCTTGGCGGCCTGCTTGATTTCAGCCCCATTACGCTTGGATTTGTTCAGGGCCTTTTGGAGTCCCGAGGGCAGCCCGCCCGCCTCCTGGGCAAGCCCGGCATCCATCAGATTCTTGTCGAATGCGATCGGCAGGGGGGCGATTTGCATGGTCAATATCCTGATATTTATAGATGAACTATTGCGTTTAACTCTATATTATTTCTAAGTTTGCCTGGAGCGCACCAGCCGCCTTCAAGGCCGCCAAAATGGCGACCAGGTCCCTCGGGGTCACCCCTACGGCGTTGAGAGCCCGGACCACTTCGCCCAGCGTGACCGTCTCATCCACTTGCATCAGCCGAGCCGGGTCTTCCTGAACCTGGGTCTCCTGGTTCTTGATGACCTCCGTCTGCCCCGTGCTGTTCCCCAAGATGGACCCGTTCGGCTGCGATACGGAGACCGTATCCTTGACCGAGATGGTCAGGTTGCCGTGCGCGATCGCGCAGGTGGAGAGCCGGACATATTCGCCCAGCACGACCGTCCCGGTGCGCTCGTTCACCACCACCTTGGCCGGAACATCCACGGTCACGTCCAGCGCTTCCAGCATGGCGATGTACTGCACGACCCGCCCCTGAAAACTGGCGGGCACGGCGGCACGCACCTGGGTGGAGTTGATTGGCAGGGCCGTCCCCGGTCCCAGCATGCTGTCGATCGCATCCGCCAGCCGGATCGAGGTCGTAAAGTCCGCCTGTCGCAGCATGATCGCAACCGAGTCCCAGCTGTCGATGTTGAGCGCCAACTCCCTCTCCACGATGGCCCCGCTGGGCACCACCCCGGCCGCCTGGTGGTTCTTGGTCACCGTCGAACTTCCGCTGTTGGACCCGCCGCCCCCGCCCCCTCCGCCCAGAAACCCGCCGATGGAAATCGGCCCCTGCGCCACCGCGAAGACTTCCTGGTTCGGCGCCTTGAGCGGCGTCAGCAACAAGGTGCCCCCTTGCAAGCTCTTGGCATTGGCCATGGAGGACACGACGGCATCCAAGGTCATGCCCGGTTTGGCAAACGGCGGAAGCTTGGCCGTGACCATCACGGAGGCAATGTTCCTGGTCAGCAACTGGATGGGGTCGATGATTAGGTTGATCCCCATCTTGTTCAACATGGACATCATGGCCTGGATCGTGAACTGGCCGCCGATCACCTGATCGCCGGTCTGGCCCAAGCCGACCACGAGGCCATACCCCAACAGCTGGTTCTCCCGCACCCCGTCGATCGTCGCGATGTCCTTGACCCGCGCCGCCTCCGCGGAACCGGCGGTCAGGGCCGCGACGATCATCATGATGCTGACGATGACACGCATGTTCATGTTGTCTCCCGCGTCTCCCTGCCGGCTGCGTTCTGCTTTCCGCCTTCTGCCTTCCGCGCTCCGCCTTCAAAACGGATAGATATAATCAAGGACGCGCGTGAACCAGCCGGGCCGCTGCACTTCGTCCACGACGCCGAGCCCCGTATATTCGATCCTGGCGTCTGCGATCGACGACGAAAGCACCGTATTTCTCGTGTCCACGTCCACGCGACGGACCACGCCGCTGATCTTAAGCGTCTGCTTCTCGCTGTTCACCGTCACTTCCCGACGGCCTTCGATCCGCAAGTCCCCGTTCGGCATGAGTTCGGTGACGTGGGCGGACATGGTGCCGGTCAAGGTGTCGGCTCGATTGGTCGCGCCCTTCCCCGAGAACTTGTGCTTCGAACTGGCATCGATGCCCAACGAGTTGGCCTGAAATTTGTTCAAGACCATGGAGGGGAGCCCGATCGTATTGCCCGTCAAAGAGTTTTCCACCGCCGAGTCCCGTTCGGCGTTGGTGTCGGCGCTCTTGGACCCCTTGTGGCTTTCCTGAATCTTGATCGTCAGGATGTCTCCCACCCGCATCGCCCGCAAGTCTTCATATAAGTACGCCCGTCCGTTCTCCTCCTGCCACAGAGACCCGAGCGTCTTCGGCGGCGGCAACGGCGGGATCATAATCTGCGAGCTGATCGGCGGCGGACTGAAGCAGCCGGCCAATAAGCCCATTGCCACGCACACCGTGCCCACCCCACCCCAACGTCTTAACCGTGAGTCTTGGCCCATACCATCCCGCTTCATAAGGCGTACGGCGTGAGACGTACGGGGACGCACCGTTCGCCTGGTCATGCCCCTATCCCTCACGCCTCACCTTTCACGTTGCACGCCTTCTAAAATTCGACCCGGACCACGCCCGGCCCCACCACAATCCCGCGCACTTCCCGCTTGCTGTCCTGATTCAAGACCGTGACGGGCTGGCCCACATGACCGCTCATCTTGCTGGTCCCGCTGGCCTGGATCAGCAAGCCACCGTGCTTGAACTCAATCGTCACGTCTTCGCCTTTGTGGACGACTTCCGGAATGGCCAGCGAAGACATCCGCACGGGGGTTTCGGCCCGTATCGGCCGCGTCACGCGCTTGCCGACCGCCTGTTCCGCCTCGGTCAGAAAATCATGGCTCTCTCCCGGAAGCGGGAGCCTGGCGATGGTCAGATCCTCCGCCTCCAGGGTTTCCTGCGGCTGAACCGTCCGGGTCACGGTCACGACGTCGGCCAACACGGTGATCTCCGCCAACACGCGGAGCGCCCGCACTTCCCTGCCGTCCACGAGCAACGCCACGTCGAACAGGCGCCGCCCGAAATTTTCCAGCAGGCCCCGCCCCTTCACCCGGACTTCGAGGATACCCGGCGCCACCGTCACCGGCTCATCCACATTGAGGATCTGGACTTCCACTTCTTCGGCCTTGCCCTTCAAACGCCGTTCGAGGTAAGTCCGCACGGCCTGCCGGAGTTGCTCCGACGTCACCTCCTGTACCACCACCTTAGACGTGACTGCGGGCTTCGCGGGGGTCACGGATGCGGCCTTGGGCTTTCCCTCCGGCAGCGGCTTTTTGCCCTCCGCGCCCTCCGCCGGCCCTCCTGCGAACAGCACCGCCGCCGCGAGCAGAACGAGCCGGCGAACCGCCACGGGCTTGAGCGATGCGGGCTGCATACATGAGGTCATGGGCGTCTCTCCTTACCGCCGCACGTTATTGGCCATGGACATCATCTCATCGGCGGCCTGAATCGCTTTGGCGTTCACTTCATAGCTCCGCTGCGCGATGATCATCGACACCATTTCCTCCGCCAGGTTGACGTTGGAGCTCTCCAGATACCCCTGCTGGATCAAGCCGAAGCCGGTGGCGAATCCGCCCGTGCCTTGAATGGGAGGGCCGGAGGAGAAGCTGTTCAAGAACAAGTTGTTGCCCTGGGCGATCAACCCGGAGGGATTGTCGAAGCGGACGAGCTGGATCTGCCCGATCTGCGTGGCCTGCGTGACGCCCGGCAGCAGCACGGACACGGTGCCGTCCTGGGCAATGTCCACCTTGAGGGCCCCGGACGGGATCGTAATGACCGGGCTCAACTGATCGCCGTCCCCGCTGACCAAATTGCCGACATTGTCGCGCTTGAACGCCCCGTTGCGCGAATACATGATCGTCCCGTCCGGTCGCGTCACCTGGAAAAATCCGACGCCGTCGATCGCCAGGTCAAACTCGTTGTTGGTCTGCCGCATGTTGCCCTGGGCCCATTCTTTCGCCACCGTCGTCGTCCGCACTCCGCCGCCCACCTGGATGCCCACGGGATAAATGGAGACGTTGGACGAGTTGGTGCCGGGCATCCGCTGGATCTGGTAGAGGAGGTCGGCGAACTCCGCCCGGCTGCGCTTGAAGGCATTGGTGTTGACGTTGGCCAGATTGTTCGCGATCACGTCGATGTTGACTTGCTGCGCGGTCATTCCGGTGGCCGCCGTCCACATGGCACGAATCATCTTTTCCTCCCTGAGCGTATGGCGAATGGCTTATGGCTGATGGCTCGGAATCGGTCTCTTGCTGTCAGCCATTGGCTATCAGCTCTTTTCCGTTAGGTCGCCCGCCCCAGTTCCTGGATGGACGTCTCCGTCGTCTTGTCGAAGGTC
Proteins encoded in this window:
- a CDS encoding flagellar assembly protein FliW, which encodes MKITTSRFGELECREDVLIRFPSGIIGFPRSTRYIILDHDREAPFKWLQSVDEGDLAFVIMDPRLFKPDYQATMEPAALADLGTPADEDLILFVLLTVPPGDPDHITANLRAPVVVHEPTRKAKQVILHDELPTRYPLFAQPVACP
- the csrA gene encoding carbon storage regulator gives rise to the protein MLVLTRKLGEGITIGSDIRVVVLEVKAGQVRLGIEAPSAVQVHRDEIYAKILEENKQAARAQPVLTEALKRLNVPARAETNHV
- a CDS encoding flagellar protein FlgN — protein: MPDISIAIQRLSEILDHEQRCVDGLVALFRQEQEAIRLLASDELAASNQRKLALLTELRQLEEQRATLVAQLAADWGLPSESVTLTMIAGRIGAEAAGRLLRQQDRLNRSILDARDANDISRLLVAGSLALVEDTLAIRQGAPLGPPLYSDAGMLQAKPVGGALLARRG
- the flgM gene encoding flagellar biosynthesis anti-sigma factor FlgM; translation: MEISGHGRAQDLAALLLGTQDVDRSATKPSAGPAPRQDQVQISEYAKELQRITSLVNVSEDTKAEQIAGIRQALDAGTYDVSGRKVGDALIRQVLTDAVL
- the flgK gene encoding flagellar hook-associated protein FlgK produces the protein MAGISTLFEIGRNALQASQQSLTVIGQNVANVNTPGYSKQDAVLTETVPQDGNPGQVGTGVRVAEIRRTVDQLLDGQLNTSHQKLGRYQAYRSALFRVQSLYGDSNDQGIGAALNGFFSSLQDVATNPSDVTARSVLLSKAATLTGQMAQTASNLNEQRKSLDTQISQTITEVNGLATQIADLNAKINDATIREQNANDLKDQRGRLLNDLADRIGFSSIEDASGQVSIFVGRGQVLVEKGTTRTLSGLARSDNGGMQDVRYAVGSTSATQDITSLITGGKLKGLLDARDTIIPNQLQALDRLAAGLVTEVNQQHRQGYGLDGSTGQDFFSTLSVSSTIPSTNSGTTSVSASSISAPSLLTLHDYEIRFTAGPVYTLVDATTGTNVKGNYAGTAVTVPLTVVAATADKFKATVDGTTSGDLTLTPGTYTGAQLATEVQTRINADATLTAAGKSVTVTYDPTNSRLIVTSDSTASTSAVTFAAPGAGSDARASLGLSAGTATATSGAFVAGSTFTLDGIQVTVAGTPTAGDKLKINAYTGAAEDASVSLTSADKVAAASSLGGIPGDNTNALALSALQSKSMAGLGNVTFSGAYQAAATSIGTSAQGADRDLNAQQGLQDQLQVFRGEVSGVSMDEELINMLKYQRMFEMASRMIKMTDELLQTLVTIKQ
- the flgA gene encoding flagellar basal body P-ring formation protein FlgA, which translates into the protein MTSCMQPASLKPVAVRRLVLLAAAVLFAGGPAEGAEGKKPLPEGKPKAASVTPAKPAVTSKVVVQEVTSEQLRQAVRTYLERRLKGKAEEVEVQILNVDEPVTVAPGILEVRVKGRGLLENFGRRLFDVALLVDGREVRALRVLAEITVLADVVTVTRTVQPQETLEAEDLTIARLPLPGESHDFLTEAEQAVGKRVTRPIRAETPVRMSSLAIPEVVHKGEDVTIEFKHGGLLIQASGTSKMSGHVGQPVTVLNQDSKREVRGIVVGPGVVRVEF
- a CDS encoding flagellar basal body L-ring protein FlgH; this translates as MTRRTVRPRTSHAVRLMKRDGMGQDSRLRRWGGVGTVCVAMGLLAGCFSPPPISSQIMIPPLPPPKTLGSLWQEENGRAYLYEDLRAMRVGDILTIKIQESHKGSKSADTNAERDSAVENSLTGNTIGLPSMVLNKFQANSLGIDASSKHKFSGKGATNRADTLTGTMSAHVTELMPNGDLRIEGRREVTVNSEKQTLKISGVVRRVDVDTRNTVLSSSIADARIEYTGLGVVDEVQRPGWFTRVLDYIYPF
- the flgG gene encoding flagellar basal-body rod protein FlgG, translated to MIRAMWTAATGMTAQQVNIDVIANNLANVNTNAFKRSRAEFADLLYQIQRMPGTNSSNVSIYPVGIQVGGGVRTTTVAKEWAQGNMRQTNNEFDLAIDGVGFFQVTRPDGTIMYSRNGAFKRDNVGNLVSGDGDQLSPVITIPSGALKVDIAQDGTVSVLLPGVTQATQIGQIQLVRFDNPSGLIAQGNNLFLNSFSSGPPIQGTGGFATGFGLIQQGYLESSNVNLAEEMVSMIIAQRSYEVNAKAIQAADEMMSMANNVRR
- a CDS encoding flagellar basal body P-ring protein FlgI, producing the protein MRVIVSIMMIVAALTAGSAEAARVKDIATIDGVRENQLLGYGLVVGLGQTGDQVIGGQFTIQAMMSMLNKMGINLIIDPIQLLTRNIASVMVTAKLPPFAKPGMTLDAVVSSMANAKSLQGGTLLLTPLKAPNQEVFAVAQGPISIGGFLGGGGGGGGSNSGSSTVTKNHQAAGVVPSGAIVERELALNIDSWDSVAIMLRQADFTTSIRLADAIDSMLGPGTALPINSTQVRAAVPASFQGRVVQYIAMLEALDVTVDVPAKVVVNERTGTVVLGEYVRLSTCAIAHGNLTISVKDTVSVSQPNGSILGNSTGQTEVIKNQETQVQEDPARLMQVDETVTLGEVVRALNAVGVTPRDLVAILAALKAAGALQANLEII